In Limosilactobacillus sp. WILCCON 0051, a single window of DNA contains:
- a CDS encoding aldose 1-epimerase family protein, producing MIQIENEQLTVQIDPLGAQMHSIKRNAEGIEYLWQGDPKSWKRQAPVLFPFVGRLKDDQYEYQGKVYHQTQHGFARDREFQVVEQSSERVVFELRDDEKTRAAFPFAFVLTIAYQLDEDRLLVSYRVENPSNDQTLIYALGAHPGFNVPVDEQGSFETTQFSVSPAIDYQQVKLVAPGPFNDLEHPAVLHMQQPITLDHELFDEDALIFATKGMPFTATLTEPQTNHGVHVQVNGAPFVGVWSPYPAQANLVCVEPWWGIADSIHSDGRLEDKQVMSRLAPGKHEDYAFAIQPF from the coding sequence ATGATTCAGATTGAAAACGAGCAGCTGACGGTACAGATTGATCCACTAGGCGCCCAGATGCACAGCATTAAGCGGAATGCAGAGGGAATAGAATATTTGTGGCAGGGTGACCCAAAGTCTTGGAAACGGCAGGCACCCGTCCTGTTTCCGTTTGTCGGCCGACTCAAGGATGATCAATACGAATATCAAGGCAAGGTCTATCATCAGACGCAGCACGGTTTTGCCCGCGATCGGGAGTTTCAGGTCGTGGAACAGAGCAGTGAGCGGGTAGTTTTTGAGCTACGCGATGATGAAAAAACACGGGCAGCCTTCCCATTTGCTTTTGTGTTGACGATTGCCTATCAGCTGGATGAGGATCGCCTGCTGGTCAGCTATCGTGTTGAAAACCCAAGCAATGACCAGACGTTGATCTATGCTTTGGGTGCGCACCCTGGTTTTAACGTACCGGTTGATGAACAGGGCAGTTTTGAAACGACTCAGTTCAGTGTTTCGCCGGCAATTGACTATCAACAGGTTAAATTGGTGGCACCTGGTCCATTTAATGATCTGGAACATCCAGCGGTTCTGCACATGCAGCAGCCCATCACACTGGATCATGAGCTGTTCGATGAGGATGCCTTGATCTTTGCAACCAAGGGCATGCCATTTACGGCGACGCTGACGGAACCGCAGACTAATCACGGGGTTCACGTTCAGGTTAACGGTGCACCATTTGTTGGCGTCTGGTCGCCATATCCAGCCCAGGCCAACCTGGTGTGCGTTGAGCCGTGGTGGGGGATTGCCGACAGTATTCACAGTGACGGCAGACTTGAAGACAAACAGGTGATGAGTCGACTGGCGCCTGGCAAGCATGAGGACTATGCGTTTGCCATTCAGCCGTTCTAA